TTACAGAAGTTCCCAGCTTTTCTTTTAATTCATTGATCAGATCCAGAATCTGTGCCTGAATCGTTACATCTAACGCCGTTGTCGGCTCGTCACAGATCAAAAGTTTCGGATTACAGGACAATGCCATTGCAATCATAACACGCTGACGCATACCACCAGACAACTGATGCGGATACTCGTTAAAACGCTTCTCAGGAAGCGGGATTTTTACAAGCTTCAGCATCTCAATTGCACGTTCTTTTGCTTTTTCCTTATCCAGATCTGTATGGAGTCTCAATGCTTCCATAATCTGTTTACCTACCGTAAACACCGGATTCAGAGAAGTCATCGGCTCCTGGAAGATCATAGCGATTTCGCCGCCACGAATCTTACGCATTTGATCTTTATTCTTTTCCAGAAGGTTTTCGCCCTGATAAATGATTTCTCCACCCACAATTTTTCCCGGTGGAGTCTCTACCAGCTGCATGATAGAAAGAGATGTAATACTTTTTCCGCAACCGGATTCTCCTACAATACCAAGGGTCTTGCCTTTCTCTACATCGAAAGAAACATCATCTACAGATTTTACGACACCTTCATCTGTATAAAAATACGTCTTTAAGTTCTTTACTTCAAGTAGTTTTTCTGACATTTTTCTTCCCCTTTCTTACTGATTCTTCATCTTAGGATCCAGTGCATCACGAAGACCATCACCAAAAATGTTGAACGCGATAACCGTAATCATGATTGCAAGACCTGGGAAGATACTATAACCTGGCAGGTAACTGATATAGGACTGGGCAAAACTGATCATAGATCCCCAGCTCGGTGTTGGAGGCTGGATACCCAATCCTAAGAAGCTTAATGATGCTTCATACATAATTGCATTCGGAATACCTAATGTTACAAGTACGATGATTGTTGAAATACAGTTCGGAATCAGATGTCTTGTAATAATATAGAACGGGGATGCACCACTTGCCTTAGCCGCTTCTACATACTCTTTCTCCTTTAACTGTAAAATGGAACCACGAATCATACGTGCCGTACGCACCCAGGTCAAAAGTCCCAAGGCAACGAAGATATTTTTCATACCTGCACCTAATACATACATAATCGCCATTGCAAAAATCAAATCTGGGAATGCAGCAAAAATCTCCATGATACGAGAAATCAGTGTATCTACCCAACCACCATAATAAGCAGCCAAAGATCCCATAGTCACTCCGATGATTGTTGCAATAACCTGTGCAAGAATACCAACACTTAAAGAAATTCTAGTTCCGTAAATAATTCTGGATAAAATATCTCGTCCATACTCATCTGTACCGAGTAAATGCTGCTTGGATGGTCCCTGTAAAATGGATGCATAATCCTGTACAGTCGGAT
The sequence above is drawn from the Dorea formicigenerans genome and encodes:
- a CDS encoding ABC transporter permease, translating into MKINIFNKQKKFEEEVLSGEYAVGDMEYSSYYKDSFKRLKKNKMSMFCLFVILLLILIAIFAPLLAPYDPTVQDYASILQGPSKQHLLGTDEYGRDILSRIIYGTRISLSVGILAQVIATIIGVTMGSLAAYYGGWVDTLISRIMEIFAAFPDLIFAMAIMYVLGAGMKNIFVALGLLTWVRTARMIRGSILQLKEKEYVEAAKASGASPFYIITRHLIPNCISTIIVLVTLGIPNAIMYEASLSFLGLGIQPPTPSWGSMISFAQSYISYLPGYSIFPGLAIMITVIAFNIFGDGLRDALDPKMKNQ
- a CDS encoding ABC transporter ATP-binding protein, with amino-acid sequence MSEKLLEVKNLKTYFYTDEGVVKSVDDVSFDVEKGKTLGIVGESGCGKSITSLSIMQLVETPPGKIVGGEIIYQGENLLEKNKDQMRKIRGGEIAMIFQEPMTSLNPVFTVGKQIMEALRLHTDLDKEKAKERAIEMLKLVKIPLPEKRFNEYPHQLSGGMRQRVMIAMALSCNPKLLICDEPTTALDVTIQAQILDLINELKEKLGTSVMMITHDLGVIAEVADDVMVMYAGKVVEYGSADDIFESPKHPYTSGLMNCIPKLTDEDHTRLDVIKGMVPSFDQMPKGCAFCPRCSEAKDICRERMPELMDVNGHKVRCFKYSKEWEEA